A section of the Ruficoccus amylovorans genome encodes:
- a CDS encoding OsmC family protein, which translates to MVQLTASYEGDLHCTVTHGPSGQTLATDAPVDNQGRGETFSPTDLCASALATCVATIMGIKARSLGLDLKGMTLTVEKHMSSNSPRRIAALPLTIDVPTPTTPEQRAALERAAYGCPVHNSLHPDIEKPITFTWQD; encoded by the coding sequence ATGGTCCAGCTCACCGCTTCCTACGAAGGCGACCTGCACTGCACGGTCACCCACGGCCCCTCGGGCCAAACGCTCGCCACCGACGCGCCGGTGGACAACCAGGGACGGGGCGAGACGTTTTCGCCCACCGACCTGTGCGCTTCCGCTCTGGCCACCTGCGTGGCCACCATCATGGGCATCAAGGCCCGCTCGCTCGGCCTCGACCTCAAGGGCATGACCCTGACGGTGGAAAAACACATGTCCTCCAACAGCCCGCGCCGCATCGCCGCCCTGCCGCTGACGATCGACGTTCCCACGCCGACCACCCCCGAGCAACGCGCCGCCCTCGAACGCGCCGCCTACGGCTGCCCCGTCCACAACAGCCTTCACCCCGACATCGAAAAACCCATCACTTTCACCTGGCAGGACTAG
- a CDS encoding endonuclease/exonuclease/phosphatase family protein: protein MDRASHHSPGLLSVRTLVTVFCFVLLVLLAAATVAPLWAQKDWRLDGLSHFRMEYFAGLGLLGLFLLVTRRPVLLVLTLVFLGWNGVEVFRIPKGGAAPGRSVYKAASFNIHTQNRDFDRIVEWVKQEDPDIFVMVEATDSMLPLYNELDRLYPQKKRRSMGRSGLGAVIYSRYPVVDEKFAWGGVGTVPARVELPEGTVTLVVMHPPAPDSKDAWGWRNHALGDLAKLCASQTGAVIALGDMNCSPWSPFFQKFERESGLRSPNVRWLPRRTWPAGMPLIWTQIDQFFVSAQIRPVAEWTGPELGSDHYPIVMTFQFEP, encoded by the coding sequence ATGGACAGGGCCTCTCATCATTCCCCCGGACTGCTCTCCGTGCGCACGCTCGTCACGGTCTTTTGCTTTGTGCTGCTGGTGTTGCTGGCGGCGGCGACGGTGGCCCCGCTCTGGGCGCAGAAGGACTGGCGGCTCGACGGGCTGAGCCATTTCCGGATGGAGTACTTCGCCGGGCTCGGGCTGCTGGGGCTGTTTTTACTGGTCACGCGCCGCCCCGTCCTGCTGGTGCTGACGCTGGTCTTCCTCGGTTGGAACGGGGTGGAGGTTTTTAGGATTCCCAAGGGCGGGGCCGCGCCGGGGCGCTCGGTCTATAAGGCCGCGTCGTTCAACATCCACACGCAGAACCGGGACTTCGACCGGATCGTGGAGTGGGTGAAACAGGAAGACCCCGACATCTTTGTCATGGTCGAGGCGACGGACTCGATGCTGCCGCTTTACAACGAGCTGGACCGGCTCTACCCGCAGAAAAAGCGTCGCAGCATGGGCCGCAGCGGGCTGGGGGCGGTTATTTACAGCCGCTACCCGGTGGTCGACGAGAAATTCGCCTGGGGCGGCGTGGGGACAGTGCCCGCGCGGGTGGAACTGCCGGAGGGGACGGTGACGCTGGTGGTGATGCACCCGCCCGCTCCCGACAGCAAGGACGCCTGGGGCTGGCGCAACCACGCACTGGGCGACCTGGCCAAGCTCTGCGCCTCGCAAACCGGTGCCGTCATCGCGTTGGGGGACATGAATTGCTCCCCGTGGTCGCCGTTTTTCCAGAAATTCGAGCGGGAAAGCGGCCTGCGCTCGCCCAATGTGCGCTGGCTGCCGCGCCGGACCTGGCCCGCCGGGATGCCGCTCATCTGGACGCAGATCGACCAGTTTTTCGTCTCGGCGCAGATCCGCCCGGTGGCCGAATGGACCGGCCCCGAACTGGGCTCAGACCACTACCCGATCGTGATGACTTTTCAGTTCGAGCCGTGA